DNA from Pomacea canaliculata isolate SZHN2017 linkage group LG9, ASM307304v1, whole genome shotgun sequence:
acacacatacatacacaagcacacacgcacacacacacacatattgaaCTTTCCACTTAGTTCTAATATTGACCCCATCATTGTGACATCTGTCCACGGTCTCTCTGTAGTAAAAGCTATGAGCATCAGTTGATGTCAGCCTGTAACCTTCTCTACACTTCAAACACCACAGTCCCATTACTTCTACAAAAAGAAATCTCTATTGAAGGCGCTTTTCGAGGAACAAGAAACAATCATAAGCAGGCGTTATCTGATATTCAGCTTAGACATATGTTTATTGTCTGTAAACCTTCTGTGTCAGCTCACCTTGTGGGCGAGGATCCCCAAGTGACTGCTCCGCTTGAAGTGCTGAACAGGATAACGGGACTGGCATAGCTTTCCCAGTCACAAACATATCTGTCTCCAGGCTTGTCCCCGACCATAAGCCAGCCTGTGTCACCAGGGCAACCGTAATAATAAAAGTTGATAAAGAAATGGCGCTGATGCTCTATAATcctgaaacagaaatgtttttccCATTTGAAACCCCACAACGCATAGTAGtataaaattcatattttttattaatgatCAGACGGGCGGTGTCAAATAATTCTAATTTTCCTCACGCGTTGATAATTTCTGTGAATATCAACGTACCCAGGCAGAGAGAAGCTGTTGTAATAATGGTCGGGGTACAGGTCATTCCATGGCGACTCAAGGACTCGGTCAGGACTGAACCAGTTTATGTAGTCAGAGTTTCTCCCGTCGAAAATGAGATTGAGAACTTGCAGGCTGTTATTAAACAGGCTCACACGAACCTACATTAGATGTAGCAACTTGTATCAGATATTGATAGAATAggaaatatagaaaacaaacCTACCCGACTTAGTTGTGAGATAATAAGAAAATAGATAATCTTTCTACGCTACACACCTAGGCTTCCACTAAATAACAGAAGTATTTTGAGTTGAGCCAAAGTCTACCCAAGGAATGCAAATTATGAATCTGCTCTAATATAATAAGTCTTTTGCTAGTCTGTGGAATTATTGTTAGTTTATTAATTACAGAAGGATGTGTTAGTTTTATTGGGTCGTAGGCCTCAACATCAAATGTTCTCACCTTCTGCACGTTGAGGTTGTCCCAGTCGTCTAGCAGTCGACTTCGGAACAAAGTGTTGCAGGGCTTCGAGACGTCCATGCTCACACATCCCAGCTCCATGTCCTTTGACCCGAGCCAGTGGTCATGATAGAGACCAGTGCTCGTCCACGTGGCGTAAGTCTCTTGGCCGCTTCCATCCAACACCCGGAACACCAGGGTCCAGTTGTCATACTGCACAGTGTCTGTACGGAGACAAACACGATGATACAGAATAGATGGCAGTGTCTTTCTGTGAAACCAGCTATTTCACAAGTAGGTTTACGTTTGACATTTTTAGGTTAGCGAGggctaataaaataaactacattATATGC
Protein-coding regions in this window:
- the LOC112572986 gene encoding uncharacterized protein LOC112572986 yields the protein MSSVLQEVNSELSNGVVFQNFAGMELQVPCTVPQSVVSTASGCTMRCKAFPSCRAGSYNKATARCCLSSLLAYEQGATYLENENSTYFQPVTDTVQYDNWTLVFRVLDGSGQETYATWTSTGLYHDHWLGSKDMELGCVSMDVSKPCNTLFRSRLLDDWDNLNVQKVRVSLFNNSLQVLNLIFDGRNSDYINWFSPDRVLESPWNDLYPDHYYNSFSLPGIIEHQRHFFINFYYYGCPGDTGWLMVGDKPGDRYVCDWESYASPVILFSTSSGAVTWGSSPTRHQYLRLITWVGRNGQLADRRNNAAVGQFTSCHRSPLTPDRWEAAAHPPHPPPAADAVPPSSSEPGSQTSSQRAALIDRKL